The following is a genomic window from Antechinus flavipes isolate AdamAnt ecotype Samford, QLD, Australia chromosome 3, AdamAnt_v2, whole genome shotgun sequence.
TTCCCGAGGCTTCTGCAGCTGCTGCTCCACAGAGGGTCCGGACTATTCTGGGCCACGTGGCCCGGAAAGCGGCTCCTGCAGGTGATGGCCGCGCTCTGTCCGGGACTCCTcctctccatcctctccccctTGGTCTTCCTCAACTTCTCCGTGCCCGTTCCTTCGCTCGGGTAATGGTCCTGCGAGCGAATGCTGCCGGGCACGGTCTGGCACTGGCCGCACCAGGGAAAGCGGGGGTCAGAGGCAGGACCTGGATCTGGGTCCTTCCCAACACCGGGAGGCGCTCTTGTTGGCAGGAAATGGGATCGTCTTGCAGGACGTCCCCCCATTCTTCCGAGAAAGACCTCGAGGCCCCGAAGGATCAAACAATTGGTCCAGAGCGGCAGAGAGCCCCAAAGGAGCCCGGGAGGGGGTCGGTGTGGGAGGAGGACCACAAGTCCCGGCTGCAGGAGCAGAGAGCTGGGGCCCCGCCACCCAGCCCGGGTAGTCCCAGCAGAGCGAGAGCTCCCTGAGAGCAGCGACTCCTCCCTTTTGTCTCTgcacacaccccccccccccccgcccaggaCAGTGCCGGATACCGAGGAGGTCCTTCTGCTTGGCCGAGTTATAGTCAGAGCGAATGAAAACGGGGGAACCTTGGCACGGGAAGGGACCTCGGCGCGGGAAGGGACCTCGGCGCGGGAAGGGACCTCGGCGCGGGAAGGGAACCTCGGCGCGGGAAAGGAACCTCGGCGCGGGAAGGGACCTCGGCGCGGGAAGGGACCTCGGCGCGGGAAGGGAACCTCGGAGTGGGAAGGGACCTCGGAGCGGGAAGGGACCTCGGAGCGGGAAGGGACCTCGGAGCGGGAAGGGACCTCGGCGCGGGAAGGGACCTCGGAGCTTAAGGGACCTCGGAGCGGGAAGGGAACCTCGGCGCGGGAAGGGACCTCGGCGCGGGAAGGGAACCTCGGAGCGGGAAGGGAACCTCGGAGCGGGAAGGGACCTCGGCGTGGGAAGGGACCTCGGCGCGGGAAGGGAACCTCGGAGCGGGAAGGGAACCTCGGAGCGGGAAGGGAACCTCAGAGCGGGAAGGGACCTCGGAGCGGGAAGGGACCTTGGCGCGGGAAGGGAACCTCGGAGCGAGAAGGGACCTCGGAGCGGGAAGGGACCTCGGATCGGGAAGGGACTTCGGCGCGGGAAGGGACTCACCCCCCCGCCCCAGCCTGGTCTGCACCCGCCAGTGACAGCCACAGACCCCAGGCTTCTGATCCTGAGGATGTTCTGGCTCCAGACTCGGAGCTGGAGCCTCCAAAGGCACTGAGCCGGTTCTCTCTGAGCTGCCCTTCCTtctgattccccccccccccaggaagAGCCTCCCGACTCCTGGCCCCGAGCCTCTCCCTCTCTAGCCCACCGCGGCCCCTGACATACTGGGGGCTGGGGTCCCACCACCCGCCTctgagtgacagagagagagctACTGGGGGAGAGCTCCCGCCAAACGGTCCGGCAGAGAGGCCCCAGACAGGGAGAGCCAGGGGAGCGCACAGGGAGGGCTCCGGAGCCGGGGCCAGCTGCCTGGGAGGCCCGGGAGGGTGGAGGGCGAGTCGGGGGCCTCACGTACCTGCACCCTGAGGAGGGGCGCGTGCGCTGTCTCGTGCTCCTCGGCGGGCCCGGGGCAGCCTGGAGCTGGAAGAGCTGCGGAAAGACAGCAGGCCGTCAGAGGGGTGGGGCGGCCTCTGGGCCTCCCTTTCACAGGGCGGGACACGGCGGGCGGCTGAGGAGGTTCCCGGCCCAGGGAAGGGCACTCGGGACCGGAGCCCTCCGGAGAACGAGGGACTTCCGGGCCGCCCGGAAGAAGGGACCATTAGTCACGGGAGGCGGGGGAAGCTGGGAGCCGGAGATGGATGGAGCAGCCGGGTGAGGCCACCGGGGGATCCCTCGAACCCGGCAGACCCTCATTAGCTTTCTCCGAGAGTCAAAGCAAGGGCCTCGAGGCTCCCTCCTGACCAAGACAGAACCGGCAGCCTCTCGCCGGACAGACCTCTGGGACGCTGCCCTTGGGGAAGCCGCCGACCTGCCCCGGGAGAGGGACTCGTCTTCCCGGGAGTTACCGCAGCCCCAAACCAGAAGGCTGGTCCTCATCTTCCGCCACCTGCCCCCCCAAGGTCTGTCCCACCAAATTCATGACCTTGACCTTGCGTCCTCACTGTCCCTCGTTCCTGGGCAGCCAGGGGATGCCACGGAGCACCAGCCATAATCCGGGAAGACTCGTCCCCGAGTTctaatccggcctcagacacctGCCGGCAGCCTCCCGCGGCCTCCGCTTCAGAAGGAAATGCCAGGAAAATTCGAGGGGGCTCATGGGAGTCAGACAGGCCTAAGCAAGGCGCCGAGCCCTTCTCCCCACATCCCcgcccctccccttcctccccctcacaGCATGGGCTTTGTCGCCCCCCTGACCCCTGGGGTCCCTCCTAGATGCTCTCCTGCCTTCCCTTCTGCCCCCACACAGCCGCTAAAGGCCCAGGCAGGAAGGCCCCGCTGGGTCCCTCCTCTGCTCAAGGAGGTTCAATGGCTCCCTGTGGCCTGTGGGGTCTGTGGGTGAATGAGCACTGCACAGCTGGGCTCTGGCTCCGCTTTCCAGGGTCAGTCCGGCCTCCTTATCCAGGCCTCTGGAACAGCTTCAGCTCTGCTTTTTGGGGATCCTGCCAGGTTCCATTTAAGTACTGCCCCTTCATCAGACCTTTCTGGTCCCTCTCCTATGTTCCCTCTCCATCCCCGCCTTGCACCCCCCATGTTCTGTTCCCTCTCCATCCCCGCCTTGCTCCCCCCATGTTCTGTTCCCTCTCCATCCCCGCCTTGCTGACCGGGACCCAGCTGTGTCAGAGCGGGAGAAAGCGGGGTTTTGTCTGCCCGAGCTGGGCCGTAAGTGGCGCTTACAGAGGACAGATTTAGGGGCCTCGGAGGTCACCCAGGCAACACGCCCCGGTTTCCCGAGGAGGAGGAACGATTCCCAAAGAGGGGAAGCCAATTCCGAGGTCACACCCGGCGGAGCAGAGGTGGGCCTTGGCAGCCGCCCCGCCCTACGttccagagacagagaaacactgAGGGCAGAGCcgggaggatggagggagggccACGGGGACGGGGACCGAGGCAGACCCGCTGTCTCAGACACGGGGAGAGCAGCAGGTCTGGGCAGAGGGGGAGGCACCAGGGAGGTGtggtctcacacacacacacagggggttacacagagacagaaaagagacggagagacagaaagagacacatgtggagagatagagacaaagagagagacagagaaacagatggaAAGACAGATGGAAAGATCATCAGAGACAAGAgcgaaaaagagagagatggaaatggagaaagacagatggagagactgaaagagacgaatatggagagacagagagacacaggcagagaaatagagacagacagagatggagacaaagaaacagagacaatgaGACAGAGATAGGCAGTGAGCGTGAGGGCCCTTCCCAGAGATGGTCTGAGATTCTGAGCCACAgacagaaaaatgaggaaaaaacaagagagaTGCTCGTGGGAGGAGAGGCAGCCTCAGACACCGCCCCTTCCTCGGAATGCGGGCCAGAGGGGACAGGGAGGGGCAGGGCAAATGAAGCCGGGGTCTtcctcccccgccccccgccgGGCCTCCCCGAGCTCACTCACCCTGGTCCCCTGGAACAAGGGGTCCGGCCTCCTTGATGCTGTCCAGTCCTCCTCCACCACAGCCGCTTCCGAGGCGGGAGCACGGGGGTTCACAGGGGGGAGGTGACTTTTCCAAGTTCACGCAGTGAGTCAGAGGGGGAGCCCAGGGGCCCCAGCTTCCGGCCCAAAGCTCTCTCCTCTGCCCCCGGGCGCCCGGAGTCACTGGCTGGGAGCTGAGgcagactggagctggggagggagagaggacaaGATGGGAGAGGAGCATGGTCGGCCTCCCGGAGCCCCCTCGGCCCAGGGCTGCCCGGCCCGGCCTCCGGGGGAGGAGGGCCAGGCGAACGCCAGCCTCTGGGCGGCCCGTCTCAGGCCAGGTAACGGGCGCATCTCTGGGCCTCTGTCAGCAGGAGGCAGCCAGTCTGGCCAGACCAGCTCCGGGGCCGCGCCGGTGGGCCTCCCCAGGCCCAGCCACTCTCACCTCGCTCCTCCCGCACTTGAGTCCAAGGGGCTTCCATGGTTATTCCCTTCCTGGGAGCCGACCTCCCAGAGGCCTCTGGTGGGGGCCGCAGTCTTGGTGCCTCTGGTTGGCTCTGGAGCCCTGGGAAGGAGGCAGAAGAAACCTGGCTGGGAGACTCCAAGCGCCACTGTCAGAAGTGGGGGCCGCCCCGCTGATGCCGAAGGGCCCGCCCCGGCTCCCAGCCCTGCAGCTCAGTGGAAGGCCAAGGAACCAAGAAGCATCTTCGGGGACggcggagggggagggggagagggccCCCTGGTCAGCGGACTGGGCGGCACGTGGCCAAGCCCTTCCTTGCCCTTCGTTCCCGGCGCCGCTCTGGGCCCGGCAGGAGAAGGCCTCGGACTCACAATAACTCCCACTTCTACACGTCTGACGGGAACGAGGCTGgtgccccccccacccccagagaAGACCACATAATGAGTCACTCCGGCCTGCGGGCTCAACTGCTGTTTGCTTTTACTTAGGAAACACGTCTGTGGAATCATGGGTCCCGAGAGCTGGACGGAGCCCGAGAGACCAGAGGGCAGGTCCCTCACTTGGccggatggggaaactgaggcacagagctcAGGCTGCCACAATTCCCGGCCAGTCTCACTGAGCCACCGGTCAGGGCCCCCTCCCAAGGGGGAAACCAAACGCAAGGACACACGAACTAAACACAGACGGGGCGACACCTTGGAACACAGCGGCCGTGCGCACGCCCGCCCCCTGGCCCGCAGTCCCAGAGCGCCCCCCAGTCAGCTTCGCACCCGCTTCCCCGCCCCGCCCCATCCGCCAGGCCCGGGAGCCCCCCAGCACGTTCTCTCTGCGAATGACTGAAAGTGACTAAGTAACTGACAAGCCGGTACATTTCAGACTGCACCAGGGTAGAGTtttggtgggaggagggagggtaGAAGGGGCGGGACGAGTGTCTCACTTAGCCCTGCCCTCACGAAGGGGGAGGACTCTGCTCCCGCTCTTCTCCTAAGCCAACGGCCCCTTGGCCCCgcccctccccacccccgcccAATCTCCGCCCCCTGGGCCCGGCCTCCTTAGCTTCCCTCCCCCGCCACCTCAGGTCCCCCTCCCCTGGCTCCCCTCggcttctctctccctcttacaTCCCCTCCCCCTGAAGTCCCCCGGGAAGGACTCACCCCCCGCCCGCGCTCGCGGCGTCCGGGCCGGGACAAAGGCCGCTTCCTTCCTTCGCTCCCTCCCTCCGGGCCCGGGCCGGGTTCCCACTACGCCTGCGCGCACCTAGCGCTCGGACTCCGCTACCCAGAGGCCTTAGCGGCGCCACCTGGGTTCTCCGAGGGACACTGAGGTTTCTATCGATTGTGGGAAATGAAGTCCAGCGTCCTTCAATTGGGCCAAGGGGCGGGGCGGAGGCGAGACGGAGGGAGGAACATGGAAAGCGGGGAGGAGCTCGCGATGCGCAGGCGGTTTGACTGAACGGTTAGGGCTCGGAGAGGGAAGCCCAGCGCGTGTATGACATCATAGGCTGGCTCCCAGACTCGCAGAAGATCAgcgagggaaggggagaggagggaaaccCCTAATTAAGCCCCCACTGTATGCCAGGCCCGGCGCTAAGGGGAGATGTCAGCACGCGATTGTTTTTCAGGGGTGCACTTGTGTCTGTATGTTTGTGGAGTTATTAGCGTTCGTGTCTGTGCAACTGTGTCTGGTTTTGAGTCTTTACTAGGGATTTGCGTTGTACGCGTCTGGCACTCTCTTCTATTTGTGCCTTGTTTGTGTCTGCGTTTCTGTGTCCTTGTGTTTATGTCTGCACGTCTGTGTGTCCTTGCGTTTGCGTGTCCACTTTGTGTCCTTGCCTTTGGAGCGTCCTCTCTGTCGGGGCTGCCCACGGGGCGGGAGGGGGGGTGAGGGGGGTCGTGACTGGTGGCTCCCAGAGAGGAGGGGCAGGGAGGGCGGCTGCGTATCCGTGGCTGGGAAGGGAGCCGGGGACAGTCCCAAGCCAAGCCTTCACCTGAGAGGGACAGAAACACTAGCCACGCAGCTGGCAGGGCTTGTCATCAACTGCAGAGGGCGCTCTGTCCTAAAAAGTCATTGATGTCAACTGCTCATTGGGTTGCTTGGGATCTCTCGGCTGGCGCACTGGAGAATCTAGGTCACTGGTGGCTCCGAATCCTGGGACTTCTCGTGACCCGcgtggggtttccttggcagaaatATTACAGTATtcgcatttctttctccagctcattttgcaggtgaagaaactaaggcaaactgaaGTAGGTAATTTGGCCAGGGTCACGCAGTGAGATTCTGAGGCCGCACCTACCTGTCAAAAAGCACCTCCTCCCCCCCATATTAAACACCGCCTCAGGCTCGGTGGTTCTGTCTTTAGATTCAGCCTTCAGAAGAATGACGGGAAAGGGGGAAGTGGAATTATGGATCCTGGCCTTCTGGAAGTAGAGGTGGAGCTCGGGGATCCACTCCTCTATGGGGTGATGATGGCCATCTCAGAGAGTGAGATTTAGATTTCTGCATCCATGTGATGCATAAAAACTTTTCCCCCCAGCTGCTCATTTGTATTCTGGGTttctctgtgttttgttttgtttctagtgCATTTCTTGTATTTGGAAGTTTGATTTTCAAATctaatcttttacttttttagtttattggattgtttaatccattcacatttaaggtTATAAAGGTTAGGTTTATATACCTCCTCCTTTGTCTCCgattttttctctccaaatgaGTGTTTCTACTTTTCCCCTTCCAGTACAAATACAGTGTTTTGTCTTTGGTTATTTTAGCTTTATCTACTCTAGGAAACCTTGTTTCCATTGGCTTTCTTCCTTTTGCCTTCTAATCTTCTCCCATTTTTCATCATTGTCCTAGTATTGTTTAATGGAAGGTAGCTGACACAATTGAGAGAGGACTGGATCTGGAATTGAGAAGTCCTACTTATTCCCCATGATTGTTGTGAAAGTCAAATGAcagaacatttgtaaagcaccttgtaaaccttaaagtattatacaaatgatagccattgttattatttgttcattttcttcctctcttgttGGACAATTCAtcagcctctgtctctgtcccagGTGACCTTTGAGGAAACAAGAATAACTCCAACTGGATTCTGGACTCTTTCAGGTTTGGAGCAGTGTCCCATCCCATCCATGAGAAGGCTCAATTCCTTCTGTTCTTCatgtcccttttttctttctttcctttctttttcttctttcctttctttttttatctctttcccttcttccccttttttgaaaaagttttaccaatttgttttgaatttatatgacaaacatttgtaaattttcactGTGTGAGAgattaagtaaaactaataacTCATTAACTTCATCTGAAAGTGCATGAAGTATTCTtctacctttccatttttaagtGAATAATTACCTTTACTTTCTTcacaaatcaaaaaaagaaaagatccaaagtaattccaatgtactttggacagaaaatgccatctgcatctagaaaaagaactaaggaaactgaatgaacacacactatgttcacttttttttctggttttttatctcttgtttttccctttttctcaacataatttataaagcaatgtgtatcaaaaataaatacaattttaaaaataaagtcaagttccttactataaaaaagaaaaattttcttgtaacaaatatgcaatcAAGCAAAACACATTTCAATAACTCTATATATTAAAAGTTTCATTTTGCACTCCAAATCCATCAATTTTGCCATTAACAGATAACATGTCTCATTTTTAGTCCTCGAGTATCATTAATTATCATTGTATTATTTCTAACAGGTCGTTCttacattgttgttattgtataaattatctgtagagggcagaactttggagaagtaacttgaaagaagtatacttgaaataaggtgttaactcagtagaactgaagagataatggttttctggtgcacatatatctagtatgatataatgatataatcactttagATTGGCTTACACTAAGTATGCTGtgatgatgtaattgtaatagggtatttaaactggggacaaagtcagactcagggggagactggttgagattgtcagactggcagactgctggaggagactgggtcgGACTGAGACAGACGCAGATTgtgtaagagaaaataaaaactttggactctattcttgtccattcttgtggtgtctgttctgctgagaccaaggctcttCTAGAGGACCCCCAGAAAGCTAACCCGAACATTACGATTATCCTCCTAGTTTTGGTCatttcatttatcaatttataaaagtcttccaaatttttcatttttaaactgatgttatcatataaattgttcttctggatctgcttacttcactctgtataagttcatggaagtttttccatgtctttttgaaataatctatttcttctctttttttaatttaacagcACAAAAATATCTATCATGTTTCATAAACTACAACATCTAATATTCTCACTTTTAAAGGGAAGCAGAtgggtgcagtgggtagagcactgaatttgggcCAACCTGGATTCCAATGCAAGcctgggaaaaatcacttaatatctgactcagtttcccatctgtaagatggggatgaAGACAGCTGGGAGGTTACAATGGTtaaagtgctaggcctggagttagaaggaTTCAAACACTTAGTGACTCTGAGCAATCCGTTAATCTTCATTGGCCTTAATTCCTCATCTTTAGAACTGGGAccccctggagaaggaaatggcaaaccaccttgggatctttgccaacaaaaaaaaatcttgtggaCATGTCCATAAGGTCACATAGACTcaatacatgactgaaaaacttcaaaaagtggggataataacagcagcaACTCCTAGGATGGTTAGatgatcatatgagataatatcaCTAAATGCTTGACAAACTTAAAAgtctattagaaatgttagccatGAATAATAAGACTATGATTAATcttgacagacatggctcttttcaacaatgagatgatccagaccAGTtcccatctgcacccagagagaggactgtgggaactgagtgtggatcacaacatagcattttcactctttttgtttgctctcattttattttctttctcattttttaatttgatttttctggtgcagcaagatGGAGGTGAAAAGggaggggaattggaacacaagattttgaaagggttaatgttgaaatattatccatgcatacgttttgaaaattaaaaagctttagttaaagcaaaaaatgaaggacaggatgtatctgatttaattaatgcatactctgtgattgaagagcttgactcttcagatcaaaaaaggagaagatacactccttttgatttagaaaaaatcaaggatttgaaaaaaggttgcactctttatggggctacatcatcttatgttaaaatgttactaaataatttggcttatgaaatcctaacccccagtgactggaaatccatagcaaggacatgtttagaacctggacaaaacttgttgtggctttgttgggctttcagagtatcatgaattatgtaggattcaagcccaatgcaataggcaaactggagttaatgtacaaatcacttttgaccagctagcaggtgaaggtcagtatgtaGAGAATTCAaaacagattaattactccataacagcttatgaacaaattgctgctgctgctataaaagcttggaattctctcccagGACAAAAAGGtcaaggggaagccttcacaaaaatagagcaaggtcccaatgaactctTTGccgattttgtgggatgtttgcaaacagctgtcacaggaactattggagaaaatgtagctacaagaattatgctaagacaactggctaaggaaatgaagtttgcagaagaattatatgaggactacacaaagatacttctttagaggagatcataagaagTGGGCCACACTGTGGCCACAGTgggcataaatgcttattatacccagactatgatgaacatggaaagacagagtccttcttggcaaggaacttctagagaaactcgtcgatgttttcagtgtgaaaaaataggacatctgagagctcagtgtagacatagagaaagagtgagaggacagagtgagagaataaaaccccaaaccctaCGTCCAAAATGCCACAgggtttccactgggcctcagaatgtaaattgacccagggaaatgaaaggcggggcccagctccaagatataaatcaaaagacaggtggggcatgatggcagatgagtttatacccagagagtctttagaaggtcaggactctgatgtgatcagcCAAAAAAAGGAATCACGTGGCAGAAAAGGATTACATGATCAGTCATccaaaaagcaatcacatggcagaaagggattacaattggggaaaatacaggCATTTTAAACCAACAGGGTTGTGTCTAGTGCAAAAAGCTCCAATGTATTTgtcagatgatgaggagagatttagaaagtggtaaatagaagggaattagatagattaactggttgggagaaagggtttgcttgcattcttacagatggagaagaaacagatggagaaggaaacagatgggtagcaatgagcacctggagagtgacagaaaaagagaaaaacctggaaacaaaggagaagacctaaggacaaaatctgcagaaatcattggattccctaccacaagatgagactgttgcaggacttgaaaaccaggaggaatcattggattctttgagatgaaaaattgttgagtCTATTGCAGTTCtgcaaaacttgcaggaattattggattcctggcacatgaactaatggacaatagattccttttcgACTATTCCTAGGACTTATGGACAAGTATAAATCCTCCTGTTGatttatgttatttgttacatcactactagcctgtgttatatagctatatgcttatgtaatttatgtaattatgtgtaatatctcccatattgatggatttatgtatacctgttttaagagtgagacccttcagaaacccactaatctgatttcccatttcctttggtattttcatctcccttcctgagacatcaaggagggtgtgaccacctcctttttatggtgttttcacttcttttttgagcagtcagggaaggcatgatcactttcttttttggggttctcacttccttgagaagtcagggaggtcatgaccacctatgctctaaatcaaaagaaagcaggagatgcaggattcttacaaggtgctaagtcactggaattgatagaataattatgtacttaatacttactagagttctacaagattcacacctttaagagagaatatataagctaggagcctcaaccaggattgactACAGGAGATtcaaaaaaatacacacacacacacacacacacacacacacacacacacacacacaaaagcttattataataaattatatctaATATAAAGGAAGCATAgcatataatttataattcttaCTGAAATATACAATACTCTTTATTGTAAATTCCATGGAGCCAATGGATTTTTACAAAATGTTCTCGATGACTTTTGCCGAACTCTTGTATCTGTAGCCAGTCTATGGTTGCAATTTAACCATGATTTAACAAATGGAGTTGCATCCCAATCTGCTAAttcttttcctaataaatttattGTCACTAAATCAGACACATGATTTACTGTTAAACTATTTCTCACCCTCGtacaaattatattcattaaacgGAAACCTCTTTCGATTTCAGCTGTACTGATGGCAATAGTACTAACAATCTTTTTAGCTTTCTGTATGGTTACAGGTATTGGAACATTGTTTGCTTCTATATTATTATCCACAAAATCACGAAAGTCATTTAAATcaatttcatgttttaaaatttcatttaagtgATGTACATTTTTTTCACCAGTTCTCCATGGTGAAGTTAGTTCTTCAAAAGGCCAAGTAGATGGCTCTAATAAATCAAGATAATGAAAAGTAGCTTCATCACTTCTGTCAGAAAAGAGACGTAAGTTCATGTGTTGAATTATATTTTCTAGAAGCATATTCCTAGGAAGAGCATTAAATGTGTTATGTTTACCAAATGGAATATCTTTATACTTGTCTGACTTCATTAAATCTTCAACTTGAGATTCATGCTTTCCAATACTAGTCTTCAATCTTTCCAAAGCTCTTATGGTGCATTTGATTAGTTTTTGTGCTTTCTGAATGTTGGTTGATCTTGACTGCAAATGCAATGCAGCTGAAAGCAATGAAAGTTCTTCAAGAATGTCAATCATCAGAGCAAGATCTTGCAAGAAATTAATGTTAGCCAATCTCTTTGCCAAACCAGAgtaagaagaagaatgagaaaaatgcatatataatgtAGGATATGCGTGCCATACAGCAGTGGCAACTCGTAAACTACATGCTGCCCATCTTGGACCCAAAACTTGACCGATTTGAATAATTTCAGTTTCAAGTTCTTTAGCTACAGTTTCTAGCTCAGTTTGAGTTTTATTAGATTGGTGATAAATAGAATACATTTTatccagaaatattttaaaataattaacttgTTTTATTTCAGATATTGAATCATCAAGCGATAATTGCAGTCGGTGATTTAAGCAGGGCCAAAAgatgattttaggaaaattttcTAATAGCTTTGTAGCTACTCCAGACTTTCTTCCCAGAATTTTATTAGCCCCATCAGAACAAAATGCAACTAAGTTCGCTTTCAAATATTCATTATTGAAGCCGTAATTGTCTAACGTAGACAACAACGTATTGAAGATGCACTCTGTTGTGGTCGACACCAATTCTTTTAAAGCAACAAATAACATGACGGG
Proteins encoded in this region:
- the KIAA1586 gene encoding E3 SUMO-protein ligase KIAA1586 homolog isoform X2, which translates into the protein MAAKKKEPKHNPWYPSRGECGEWEIEAETQESSQETQAPEALGPLQNTFSEIMFPKTPKRQSDLLNFFNVKKVKTDTENDHRNEDHYEALEPMEPNFESLERLVIEEQPSCSQKEKIDNLILPDCWNKKQAFLFTEQYKWLEIKEGKLGCKYCSTVRHLGVTAEKHIHVSKEWSAYLITPNGSNKITRQASLRKKIREHDVSKAHSKIQNLLKESANDSISNIIHRLNNKNIDATVRVFKTVYSLIKRNRPLSDIERAIELQEKNGIDIGNCLRTRYSATRIAEHIAKEIKMKIFKNIVEENAKICIIIDEISTISKKSTLVIYLQCAVQAAPAPVMLFVALKELVSTTTECIFNTLLSTLDNYGFNNEYLKANLVAFCSDGANKILGRKSGVATKLLENFPKIIFWPCLNHRLQLSLDDSISEIKQVNYFKIFLDKMYSIYHQSNKTQTELETVAKELETEIIQIGQVLGPRWAACSLRVATAVWHAYPTLYMHFSHSSSYSGLAKRLANINFLQDLALMIDILEELSLLSAALHLQSRSTNIQKAQKLIKCTIRALERLKTSIGKHESQVEDLMKSDKYKDIPFGKHNTFNALPRNMLLENIIQHMNLRLFSDRSDEATFHYLDLLEPSTWPFEELTSPWRTGEKNVHHLNEILKHEIDLNDFRDFVDNNIEANNVPIPVTIQKAKKIVSTIAISTAEIERGFRLMNIICTRVRNSLTVNHVSDLVTINLLGKELADWDATPFVKSWLNCNHRLATDTRVRQKSSRTFCKNPLAPWNLQ
- the KIAA1586 gene encoding E3 SUMO-protein ligase KIAA1586 homolog isoform X1, which encodes MIYYFFLFQFPLDYLHVPRSKLRFFLSDGNYRAWNLGGKGERVADDTFLPVPSDSLHQEPWDEATDLAVTQSVCLGMAAKKKEPKHNPWYPSRGECGEWEIEAETQESSQETQAPEALGPLQNTFSEIMFPKTPKRQSDLLNFFNVKKVKTDTENDHRNEDHYEALEPMEPNFESLERLVIEEQPSCSQKEKIDNLILPDCWNKKQAFLFTEQYKWLEIKEGKLGCKYCSTVRHLGVTAEKHIHVSKEWSAYLITPNGSNKITRQASLRKKIREHDVSKAHSKIQNLLKESANDSISNIIHRLNNKNIDATVRVFKTVYSLIKRNRPLSDIERAIELQEKNGIDIGNCLRTRYSATRIAEHIAKEIKMKIFKNIVEENAKICIIIDEISTISKKSTLVIYLQCAVQAAPAPVMLFVALKELVSTTTECIFNTLLSTLDNYGFNNEYLKANLVAFCSDGANKILGRKSGVATKLLENFPKIIFWPCLNHRLQLSLDDSISEIKQVNYFKIFLDKMYSIYHQSNKTQTELETVAKELETEIIQIGQVLGPRWAACSLRVATAVWHAYPTLYMHFSHSSSYSGLAKRLANINFLQDLALMIDILEELSLLSAALHLQSRSTNIQKAQKLIKCTIRALERLKTSIGKHESQVEDLMKSDKYKDIPFGKHNTFNALPRNMLLENIIQHMNLRLFSDRSDEATFHYLDLLEPSTWPFEELTSPWRTGEKNVHHLNEILKHEIDLNDFRDFVDNNIEANNVPIPVTIQKAKKIVSTIAISTAEIERGFRLMNIICTRVRNSLTVNHVSDLVTINLLGKELADWDATPFVKSWLNCNHRLATDTRVRQKSSRTFCKNPLAPWNLQ